The Sulfitobacter sp. SK011 genome has a window encoding:
- a CDS encoding HIT family protein gives MSTYDNDNIFAKILRGEIPSFKVYEDDDTYCFMDIMPRSDGHCLVIPKTPCRNILDATPAQLAACMATVNKVANACMIAFGADGITLQQFNEAAGGQEVFHLHFHILPRHDGQRMRPAGTMGDMDTIKGHAEAIAKALG, from the coding sequence ATGAGCACCTATGACAATGACAACATCTTTGCCAAGATTTTGCGGGGGGAAATCCCCAGTTTCAAGGTCTATGAGGATGACGATACCTATTGCTTCATGGACATCATGCCGCGCAGCGATGGCCATTGTCTGGTGATCCCCAAAACACCTTGCCGCAATATCTTGGATGCGACTCCGGCACAATTGGCGGCCTGTATGGCGACGGTGAACAAGGTCGCCAATGCATGTATGATCGCGTTCGGTGCGGACGGGATCACCTTGCAGCAGTTCAACGAGGCCGCAGGCGGCCAAGAGGTGTTTCACCTGCATTTTCACATCCTGCCCCGGCACGATGGGCAACGGATGCGACCCGCCGGCACGATGGGTGATATGGATACCATCAAGGGGCATGCAGAGGCGATTGCAAAAGCCTTGGGCTGA
- a CDS encoding BCCT family transporter has translation MSVKPPFTELDINTQDGGFYHGYSLPIALISKISMVLLVLWALVFPLNAGEMLSAVNTSLLLSFNTFYILAVGMFAFFLFVVAIIPSTGRRVLGTPGQKPEFSNFSWFSMMFGAGLGVGLMTFATAEPLGLWGSNPVLLSSDLAPNSEDALQSAYRYTFAHYGFHAWAIYVVTGLSLAYYAYTRGMPLTIRSALTPLIGRFANGIFGHVIDVLGVVATILGVSVTIGFGVSQLVDGVYAITGAGWLMDTTGDAPTATKTGLIVALACIMALSILSAVSGVGRGVKWLSNINLVLSLILLLTFVIFGSFLFAMTTYASALVDYILNFVSISFSAYSPVDAGAFAANAPAAVQALGAEDIASVYSGATNPWGSFAGFTEGLPEAAKSLPEADIAAAYAAGTEGRLFGWQAGWTTFYWAWWIAFSPFVGLFLARISKGRSVREFVLGAVIAPALVCFAWMTILGGTAIDLSLNSEEAKAAIVGASNSAKLFVTLEQMISGGLLQALIVMCVVLIMTFLVTSADSGILVMNTIMSGGAEETGVKHRIIWGVILTLVIGTLLLAGGGGLSALQNAMIIGALPFTIVMVGMVISLIKAMYNDGRRDRAGQPEGSASAQPAE, from the coding sequence ATGTCAGTTAAACCTCCATTCACGGAGCTCGACATCAATACACAAGATGGCGGCTTCTATCATGGCTACAGCCTTCCGATCGCGCTCATATCCAAGATCAGCATGGTTTTGCTGGTGCTTTGGGCGCTGGTCTTCCCGCTGAATGCGGGTGAAATGCTTTCCGCAGTGAACACATCGCTGCTTTTGAGCTTTAATACCTTCTATATTCTCGCGGTCGGCATGTTTGCCTTTTTTCTATTTGTTGTCGCGATCATCCCCTCCACCGGCCGACGTGTGCTGGGTACACCGGGCCAAAAGCCCGAGTTCAGCAACTTTTCATGGTTCTCGATGATGTTTGGTGCAGGTTTGGGTGTCGGTCTGATGACATTCGCCACCGCCGAACCCCTCGGCCTTTGGGGATCGAACCCCGTTCTGTTGTCCTCTGACCTGGCCCCCAACAGTGAGGACGCGTTGCAATCTGCGTACCGCTACACCTTTGCGCACTACGGCTTTCATGCCTGGGCGATCTATGTGGTGACGGGCCTTAGCCTTGCCTATTACGCCTATACACGCGGCATGCCGCTGACGATTCGGTCGGCACTGACGCCTCTGATTGGCAGATTTGCCAATGGGATTTTCGGTCACGTGATCGACGTGTTGGGTGTTGTTGCCACAATCCTTGGTGTTTCTGTGACCATCGGTTTCGGTGTCAGCCAACTGGTTGACGGCGTTTATGCGATCACTGGCGCAGGCTGGTTGATGGACACAACGGGTGACGCACCAACCGCCACCAAAACAGGTCTGATTGTGGCGCTTGCCTGTATCATGGCGCTGTCGATCCTGTCTGCGGTATCGGGTGTTGGACGCGGCGTTAAGTGGTTGTCGAACATCAACCTGGTGCTGTCGCTGATCCTGCTTTTGACGTTTGTGATCTTTGGCTCATTCCTCTTTGCCATGACCACCTATGCATCGGCGCTGGTGGACTACATACTCAACTTTGTCTCGATCAGCTTCTCTGCCTATAGCCCGGTTGATGCAGGCGCATTTGCCGCCAACGCCCCCGCCGCCGTTCAGGCACTTGGGGCCGAAGACATCGCTTCGGTCTATTCCGGGGCGACAAACCCATGGGGCAGCTTTGCAGGCTTTACCGAAGGCTTGCCGGAAGCCGCAAAATCCTTGCCAGAGGCTGACATTGCCGCTGCCTATGCCGCCGGTACAGAAGGCCGTCTGTTCGGGTGGCAAGCGGGCTGGACCACGTTCTATTGGGCATGGTGGATCGCGTTCTCGCCTTTTGTGGGCTTGTTCCTTGCGCGCATCTCCAAAGGCCGTTCGGTACGTGAATTCGTGCTCGGCGCGGTCATTGCACCGGCGCTGGTGTGTTTCGCATGGATGACCATCCTGGGCGGCACAGCAATTGATCTGTCCTTGAACAGCGAAGAAGCCAAGGCCGCCATCGTTGGCGCATCTAATTCGGCGAAGCTCTTTGTAACGCTGGAACAGATGATCTCGGGCGGTTTGCTTCAGGCGCTGATCGTGATGTGTGTGGTGCTGATCATGACGTTCCTTGTGACTTCCGCTGACTCCGGCATCCTGGTGATGAACACCATCATGTCCGGCGGTGCCGAGGAAACAGGTGTCAAACACCGCATCATCTGGGGTGTGATCCTGACGCTGGTGATCGGGACATTGTTGCTGGCGGGCGGTGGTGGTCTTTCGGCCCTGCAGAACGCCATGATCATCGGTGCCCTGCCCTTTACCATCGTGATGGTGGGCATGGTCATCTCACTGATCAAGGCGATGTATAACGACGGTCGTCGCGACCGTGCGGGCCAGCCCGAAGGCTCAGCAAGCGCACAACCTGCTGAGTAA
- a CDS encoding SLC13 family permease: protein MIDLSSFGLSDAVVALAILCLMFALFVSERFPTEVVAIAGVAAMLIFDVLAYEDALTALSNPAPWTIGAMFIIAGGLVRTGTLELFTRLVEARASTSPGIAIAMLLAFAVVASAFMNNTPVVLVLIPVFVQLARKLKVSASKLLIPLSYASILGGTLTLIGTSTNLLVDGVARAHGLQPFSIFEVTPLAVFLVGWGMIYLRFVAPRLLPDRESMATLLSDHEKKKFFTEVAIPDDSTLIGANVTEVEAFQREGVRLVDVLRGDVSLRRDLKGVTIHAGDRVVLRTPMAELLGLQADPKVRLVDTLSSRRSTTVEVLITPGATLVGRSLGQSQLRRRYGVYPLAVHRRNRNISGQLDQFVLQVGDTVLLEGAPEDINRLADDAGLVNINQPLVRAYRRSHAPLATAALIGIVALAAFAVAPILFLAVIAVAFVFLTRCIDADEAFSFVDGRLLVLIFSMLAVGVGLESSGAVGLVVNAAVPYLQSMPPFLIIWSLYLLTSILTEMVSNNSVAVVITPLAISLAEALGLDARPLIVAVMVAASASFATPIGYQTNTMIYGPGGYRFTDFMRVGIPLSLSVGLLASTLIPFIWPLQGVQ, encoded by the coding sequence ATGATTGATCTGTCTTCTTTCGGCCTCTCCGATGCTGTGGTGGCACTTGCCATCCTATGTCTCATGTTCGCGCTCTTTGTTTCAGAACGCTTTCCTACAGAGGTTGTGGCGATTGCAGGCGTGGCCGCGATGTTGATTTTCGACGTGCTTGCTTATGAAGACGCGCTGACCGCACTTTCAAACCCTGCGCCCTGGACCATCGGGGCGATGTTCATCATTGCCGGAGGGCTGGTGCGCACCGGGACGCTGGAATTGTTTACCCGGCTGGTCGAGGCGCGCGCCAGCACCAGTCCGGGAATTGCCATTGCCATGCTGCTGGCTTTTGCTGTGGTGGCGTCGGCGTTCATGAACAACACGCCTGTCGTGCTGGTGCTGATCCCGGTCTTTGTGCAGCTTGCCCGCAAGCTCAAGGTTTCCGCCAGCAAGCTGTTAATCCCGCTGTCTTACGCCTCCATCCTTGGGGGTACTCTGACGCTGATAGGCACCTCGACCAACCTGTTGGTTGACGGCGTGGCGCGCGCGCACGGTCTGCAACCATTCTCGATATTCGAAGTGACACCGCTGGCGGTGTTTCTTGTTGGTTGGGGCATGATCTATCTTCGGTTCGTCGCACCACGGCTGTTGCCCGACCGCGAAAGCATGGCGACACTCTTGTCTGACCACGAGAAGAAGAAGTTCTTTACCGAGGTCGCAATCCCCGATGACAGCACGCTGATCGGCGCAAATGTCACCGAGGTGGAGGCGTTTCAGCGCGAAGGTGTGAGGCTGGTTGACGTGCTGCGTGGCGATGTCTCGTTGCGGCGCGATCTGAAGGGGGTCACGATCCATGCGGGCGACCGCGTGGTGTTGCGCACCCCTATGGCAGAATTGCTGGGGCTGCAGGCGGATCCCAAGGTGCGACTGGTCGACACGCTGAGTTCGCGCAGGAGCACAACCGTCGAGGTGCTGATCACGCCGGGGGCCACGCTGGTGGGCAGGTCACTTGGCCAATCGCAGTTGCGCCGCAGATATGGTGTGTACCCGCTGGCGGTGCACCGGCGGAACAGGAACATCAGCGGCCAGCTTGATCAATTCGTTCTGCAGGTCGGGGATACGGTGCTTCTTGAGGGGGCACCGGAGGACATTAACCGCCTCGCGGATGATGCCGGTCTGGTGAACATCAACCAACCACTGGTGCGTGCCTATCGGCGCAGCCATGCGCCACTGGCCACCGCCGCATTGATTGGCATTGTTGCGTTGGCGGCTTTTGCGGTCGCACCGATCCTGTTTCTGGCGGTGATAGCGGTCGCCTTCGTATTTCTTACCCGGTGCATCGACGCTGACGAGGCTTTCTCATTTGTCGATGGCCGTCTGCTGGTGCTGATCTTTTCGATGCTCGCCGTTGGGGTTGGGCTCGAATCCTCTGGTGCCGTGGGGCTGGTGGTCAATGCAGCGGTGCCATACTTGCAGTCGATGCCACCGTTTCTGATCATCTGGTCGCTTTATCTGCTGACCTCGATCCTGACCGAGATGGTTTCCAACAACTCGGTCGCCGTGGTCATCACCCCGTTGGCGATCAGTCTTGCTGAAGCACTTGGACTAGATGCGCGACCGTTGATTGTTGCGGTGATGGTTGCGGCGTCTGCCAGTTTCGCGACACCCATTGGCTATCAGACCAACACGATGATCTATGGTCCGGGCGGCTATCGCTTTACCGATTTCATGCGGGTCGGCATCCCGCTGAGCCTGAGCGTGGGGCTTTTGGCGTCGACCCTCATTCCCTTCATCTGGCCACTTCAGGGTGTCCAATAG
- the acuI gene encoding acryloyl-CoA reductase, with the protein MFKALVVNKDDEGKTHAGVTEISLDQLPHGDVTVAVEYSTVNYKDGLCIGPGGGLVRNYPHVPGIDFAGTVEASEDDRYNPGDKVVLTGWRVGEAHWGGYSQKARVKADWLVPLPDGLDTRQAMAVGTAGFTAMLAVMALEDHGIKSGPVLVCGAAGGVGSVATAILANLGHEVAGVTGRPETADYLTSLGATQIVAREDLAETVKRPLEGETWGGCVDAVGGAMLARVLGQMQYGASVAAVGLAGGAGLPATVIPFLLRGVNLLGIDSVLQPYDNRVRAWARIAKDLPMDKLEAMVQPATLSDLPKLGADILKGQVKGRVVVDVNA; encoded by the coding sequence ATGTTCAAGGCGTTGGTGGTGAACAAGGACGATGAGGGCAAGACACATGCGGGCGTGACCGAGATCAGCCTGGATCAATTGCCGCATGGAGACGTGACCGTTGCGGTTGAATATTCGACTGTGAATTACAAGGATGGGCTGTGCATTGGGCCGGGGGGCGGTCTGGTGCGCAATTATCCGCATGTGCCGGGCATTGATTTTGCGGGCACTGTCGAGGCATCTGAGGATGATCGCTATAACCCCGGTGACAAGGTTGTGCTGACCGGGTGGCGCGTTGGTGAGGCCCATTGGGGTGGATACAGCCAAAAGGCGCGGGTCAAGGCCGATTGGTTGGTGCCCCTGCCAGACGGGCTTGATACCCGTCAGGCGATGGCTGTTGGCACGGCAGGTTTCACCGCAATGCTGGCGGTGATGGCGCTTGAGGATCACGGGATCAAAAGCGGTCCGGTGCTGGTCTGTGGTGCTGCAGGCGGTGTGGGGTCTGTTGCCACCGCGATTTTGGCCAATCTGGGCCACGAGGTGGCAGGGGTGACCGGGCGGCCCGAGACAGCCGATTATCTGACATCGCTGGGGGCCACCCAGATTGTGGCACGCGAGGACCTGGCTGAAACCGTGAAGCGCCCGCTTGAGGGGGAAACATGGGGGGGCTGTGTTGATGCCGTGGGCGGTGCCATGCTGGCGCGGGTTTTGGGGCAGATGCAATATGGTGCCTCTGTTGCCGCTGTTGGTTTGGCTGGCGGTGCAGGGTTGCCTGCCACAGTGATCCCGTTCCTGCTGCGCGGTGTGAACTTGCTTGGCATCGACAGTGTTTTGCAGCCCTATGACAACCGGGTCCGCGCCTGGGCCAGAATTGCCAAGGATCTGCCGATGGACAAGCTTGAGGCGATGGTACAGCCCGCAACATTGAGCGACTTGCCGAAACTGGGGGCTGACATCCTGAAAGGCCAGGTCAAAGGCCGCGTGGTTGTCGATGTAAATGCCTGA